The Alteribacter populi genomic sequence ACTTTAAATAGTGATCCACAACCTTAAAAAATATCAAACAACAAAAAAACTACCCTTTTCGGATAGTTTAAATGGCGGCAAAAAACTGTTTAGATGTAAAAATCAAATTTTTTCTTCTATTCATAACTCCTTTCACTATGATTATTAATAATTGTCACTAATTTTAATTCCCCTCATTAGTTAACATCAGACTTTATTGAATTACCATCGTGTGTTCCATTATCTACAATCGATCGTTCTTTTGATAAAATCTGTAATGCTTCCTCTTTTGAAACTTTATTTCTTGGTGTGATTAAGCTAACGACTATCCCCGCAATTATTGCGACTCCAAGTGACGGAAGGATTGGATTCCCCCAAAATGCCATAAGCGACTCGCTCATTAAAACAACGAAGGAAATGGCCGACCCTCCAATGATACTAGCAAGTCCACCTTGCCAAGTCGCACGTGGCCAAAACTTCCCTAAGAGCGCTGCTACGAACAACCCTGACATAACAGTCGCTATAAAGTTAGAAATATAATCAATAATATTGTCTGCTCCTAACGTAAGAACAAAGGCTAAGATTAACGTAATGACTAAAGCGATTCTTGAATAACCAACCATATTGTCCTTCTCTGGTAGTTTACCTGTAAACGTTTGGAAGACATCTCTTAATAGAATTGTAACACCTGTAATAAAATCAGAGCTTCCAGATGACATTGTTGCACTTAACCCTGCCACTAAAACAATGGCTCCAACCCAAATCGGGAACACTTCAGTCGCCAAAAATGGGAAAGCATACCCCGCCTCTAGATCGGGATTAATGGCATTTGCAGACATCCCAATGATTGCAGGAAATAATGAAAATATGGCAAAAAGAGTGCCTGTGACAAAAAAACCTTTTTTAACTGTCGTAATACTTTCACTCGAGTAGATGCGATGACGAAATGATGGTGTCGCTAATACTCCAACCGCGATCACAACAACAAGCGATAACGCAGGAATAAACCCTAACTTTTCAATACCTAAGAAAGAAACCATTTCATTTGACAGTTCACTTGACAGCTGTCCAAGTCCTCCAACTTTTACAACTGATAGTATTGTAAGCGTTATAAAACCAACAAATAAAATAGCACCTTGAATCGTATCTGTATAAACAACTGCTAAAAAACCACCAATTAATGTGTAAAGTGCAAAGCCAACAGCTACGATGATTTTTGCGTAAAAAAGGTCCAACCCCGTTATCCAAGATAAGTAAAGACTTCCCCCTAAAATATGAGCACCTAACCAACCAAGTGAAGCAATATACATCAGAATTGACGTAGATCCTTTTACTATTTTATTTGCACCATAATAAAAGCTTAACTCTTCAGAAAATGTCATAAAGTTATACTTCCTTACATCAGCAAATAGTAAAAGTAATCCAAACATTCCAATCGAGCCGCCTATTCCATATAAGGCACCTGCCCAACCGTTTTCAAACGCAAATCCCACAGCTCCCATACTTGACCCCGTTCCGACTAAAGTGGCTACGGTAGTCCCTATTAACAGAGGTAGTGTTAACCCTCTGCCTCCCATTAAAAAGTCCTCACCATTTTTTACTTTTCTTGACGTCCAAATCCCAACTAGGATCATAAACATTGTAAACACTAAGAAGACTGTTAAATAAACTTCCTGGTTCTCAATCATCATACTTCCCCCTAACTACTCATCATCACTAGCATCATTACTATACTCAATAAAACCGGTTACATTTTTTACTTAGACTACAACTATCTCTAGCACGAATTAAATTAATAATAAATTAAATATTCAGATTTCATTATAAATAAAGGGTCCTCTTTTATAACATTTAATGTCTTTAATAAACCACCTAAAACGCTTTCAAAATCTT encodes the following:
- a CDS encoding sodium:solute symporter family protein, which codes for MIENQEVYLTVFLVFTMFMILVGIWTSRKVKNGEDFLMGGRGLTLPLLIGTTVATLVGTGSSMGAVGFAFENGWAGALYGIGGSIGMFGLLLLFADVRKYNFMTFSEELSFYYGANKIVKGSTSILMYIASLGWLGAHILGGSLYLSWITGLDLFYAKIIVAVGFALYTLIGGFLAVVYTDTIQGAILFVGFITLTILSVVKVGGLGQLSSELSNEMVSFLGIEKLGFIPALSLVVVIAVGVLATPSFRHRIYSSESITTVKKGFFVTGTLFAIFSLFPAIIGMSANAINPDLEAGYAFPFLATEVFPIWVGAIVLVAGLSATMSSGSSDFITGVTILLRDVFQTFTGKLPEKDNMVGYSRIALVITLILAFVLTLGADNIIDYISNFIATVMSGLFVAALLGKFWPRATWQGGLASIIGGSAISFVVLMSESLMAFWGNPILPSLGVAIIAGIVVSLITPRNKVSKEEALQILSKERSIVDNGTHDGNSIKSDVN